One window from the genome of Rariglobus hedericola encodes:
- a CDS encoding histone deacetylase family protein produces the protein MRCFYHPDYTFPLPEEHPFPMDKFWRSAAMIREAAPSHVTIHTIEPAPESALLRVHTPAYLEKIRTGALDSAEAIKLGLPAGEALLIRSRLEVAGTLAALDAALTDGLACNLAGGTHHAFADRGLGYCVLNDVAIAIRTHHTRHPSARIAVIDTDAHQGNGTHGIFVDDDRVFTYSIHVGKNYPAHKTPGRLDVELPRYVHGTDYLEQLESTLTPALDDFAPDLIFWIAGADPHEHDRFGQMRLTDADMAARDRHVLDAVTRRCIPLVVLYGGGYNRDRIHTARLHANTVLLAATYATRLHSRQLT, from the coding sequence GTGCGTTGCTTCTATCATCCCGACTACACATTTCCGCTGCCTGAGGAGCATCCATTCCCCATGGACAAGTTCTGGCGGTCGGCAGCCATGATTCGGGAAGCCGCTCCTTCGCACGTCACGATCCACACCATCGAACCCGCGCCCGAGTCCGCCTTGCTCCGTGTTCACACGCCGGCCTATCTCGAAAAAATCCGCACGGGTGCCCTCGATTCCGCCGAAGCAATCAAACTCGGTCTGCCCGCCGGCGAAGCGCTGCTCATCCGTTCGCGTCTCGAGGTCGCCGGCACGCTCGCCGCACTCGATGCCGCATTGACCGACGGTCTCGCATGCAACCTCGCCGGCGGCACGCATCACGCTTTCGCCGATCGCGGACTCGGCTACTGCGTGCTCAACGACGTCGCCATCGCCATTCGCACGCACCACACGCGCCACCCTTCCGCACGGATCGCGGTGATCGATACCGATGCCCACCAAGGCAACGGCACCCACGGCATCTTCGTCGACGATGACCGCGTATTCACTTACTCGATTCACGTCGGGAAAAACTATCCCGCGCACAAAACTCCCGGCCGTCTCGACGTAGAGCTCCCCCGCTACGTTCACGGCACTGATTATCTGGAGCAGTTGGAATCCACGCTTACGCCCGCACTCGACGACTTCGCGCCCGATCTTATTTTCTGGATCGCCGGCGCCGATCCGCACGAGCACGACCGGTTCGGACAAATGCGCCTCACCGATGCCGACATGGCCGCACGCGACCGCCATGTGCTCGATGCCGTCACCCGCCGCTGCATTCCCTTGGTCGTTCTCTACGGAGGCGGCTATAACCGCGACCGCATCCACACGGCGCGCCTCCACGCCAACACCGTTTTGCTCGCCGCCACCTACGCCACGCGCCTTCATTCCAGACAACTTACATGA
- a CDS encoding type II and III secretion system protein produces MKTLLALFLAFTFSSAMADTYTLYFVRGDAHLFDGVTNQSLRAKIHSSEAVMEIFIQTDSSSSKGTLQTYKLDFVQEWDEAGIPKSNGSRDVGTKFKVQEKGDEITYEFSDTRLERWISISPPKPLLQPVFTSQESSSQIRLKKGEIIVLSGVSVDENHNKTSRKIRRYFIIERS; encoded by the coding sequence ATGAAAACCTTATTAGCGCTATTCTTGGCATTCACTTTCAGCTCTGCGATGGCCGACACCTACACCCTCTATTTCGTGCGCGGTGATGCTCACCTTTTCGATGGAGTCACGAACCAAAGCTTACGCGCTAAAATCCACAGCAGTGAGGCGGTGATGGAGATCTTTATTCAGACCGACAGTTCATCCTCAAAAGGCACGCTACAGACGTATAAGTTAGATTTCGTTCAAGAATGGGATGAGGCAGGCATCCCAAAATCAAACGGATCAAGAGACGTCGGCACAAAATTCAAGGTTCAGGAAAAAGGTGACGAAATTACCTATGAGTTTAGCGACACCCGATTGGAGAGATGGATTTCCATTTCGCCACCAAAGCCACTGCTTCAACCTGTATTCACCAGCCAGGAATCCAGCAGTCAGATTAGACTGAAAAAGGGAGAGATCATCGTGCTCAGTGGAGTTTCAGTAGATGAAAACCACAACAAAACCTCCCGTAAAATCAGGCGCTATTTCATCATCGAAAGAAGCTAA
- a CDS encoding sugar kinase: protein MALTIRPASECQFAQVSLGEVMLRLDPGEGRIRTAREFKAWEGGGEYNTSRGLRKCFGYKTAVATAFVDNEVGHLVEDFIMQGGVATDFIKWREDDGIGRTVRNGLNFTERGFGIRGAVGNPDRGNTAASQIKPGDFDWDHIFGKFGSRWFHTGGIFAALSTSTAEATIEAVKAAKKHGVIVSYDLNYRPSLWKTIGGLKKAQEVNREIAKYVDVMIGNEEDFTASLGFEVKGVDHANNQGAIELDAFKAMIETAVKEFPNFKVAATTLRHVHTATVNDWSAILWHDGKFHESRQYPKLEILDRVGGGDSFASGLQFGFLEFNDPQKAVEYGAAHGALASTTPGDTSMATRKEVEKTIGGGGARVVR from the coding sequence ATGGCCCTTACTATCCGTCCCGCTTCCGAATGTCAGTTCGCCCAAGTTTCCCTCGGCGAAGTCATGCTCCGCCTCGACCCGGGCGAAGGCCGCATCCGCACCGCCCGCGAATTCAAAGCGTGGGAAGGCGGCGGCGAATACAACACCTCCCGCGGCCTCCGCAAATGCTTCGGCTACAAGACCGCCGTCGCCACCGCCTTCGTGGACAACGAAGTCGGCCACCTCGTCGAGGACTTCATCATGCAGGGCGGCGTCGCCACCGATTTCATAAAATGGCGCGAAGACGACGGCATCGGCCGCACCGTGCGCAACGGTCTGAACTTCACCGAGCGCGGCTTCGGCATTCGCGGCGCCGTCGGCAACCCCGACCGTGGCAACACCGCCGCCTCGCAGATCAAGCCCGGCGACTTCGACTGGGATCACATCTTCGGCAAGTTCGGCTCCCGCTGGTTCCACACCGGCGGTATCTTCGCCGCCCTTTCCACCTCGACCGCCGAAGCCACCATCGAGGCTGTGAAAGCCGCCAAGAAACACGGCGTCATCGTCTCCTACGACCTCAACTACCGCCCCTCCCTCTGGAAGACCATCGGCGGCCTCAAGAAGGCCCAGGAGGTCAACCGCGAGATCGCCAAATACGTCGATGTCATGATCGGCAACGAAGAGGATTTCACCGCCTCCCTCGGCTTCGAGGTCAAGGGCGTCGATCACGCCAACAACCAGGGCGCCATCGAGCTCGACGCCTTCAAGGCCATGATCGAGACCGCCGTGAAGGAGTTCCCCAACTTCAAGGTCGCCGCCACCACGCTGCGCCACGTCCACACCGCCACGGTCAACGACTGGTCCGCCATCCTCTGGCACGACGGCAAGTTCCACGAGAGCCGCCAGTATCCGAAGCTCGAGATCCTCGACCGCGTCGGCGGTGGCGACAGCTTTGCCTCCGGCCTCCAGTTCGGTTTCCTCGAGTTCAACGATCCGCAGAAAGCCGTCGAATACGGCGCGGCCCACGGCGCGCTCGCCAGCACCACGCCCGGCGACACCTCGATGGCCACCCGCAAGGAAGTCGAAAAGACCATCGGCGGCGGCGGCGCCCGCGTCGTGCGTTAA
- a CDS encoding Ldh family oxidoreductase produces MPETYHVVPEASHNALVAAAYQHRGYLADESAEGARFCAEASRHGIRTHNGLKALHLDHLFGSGSKGCVPGAQIEERPSRFPSAKIWNANKKLGQATAYRAIDEAIRLADIYGVGTVSVDNAFHYLWGAGYVMDAARRGYIAYTNCTAALAEVVPFGGKFPTLGTNPHSWGFPTTEAIGFPMVIDWATSVIAMGRVQQLKREGKQLPPLAAVDKNGQPTTNPDDVAALLPFGAHKGYGLSLMNEVVGAFIGGSLPTIRNRWDKVPEGEKGTCAFFFQVIHPEALGSGLFAKGRDQQANIKAVLADVMGHGNDGAIIPGQIEANFAKHTATAGGLLFTPAEVEAFNEIARECAQPEWNLASLKSYTV; encoded by the coding sequence ATGCCCGAAACCTACCACGTCGTCCCCGAAGCCTCCCACAACGCCCTCGTCGCCGCCGCGTATCAACATCGCGGATACCTCGCCGACGAGTCCGCCGAAGGCGCCCGCTTCTGCGCCGAAGCCTCCCGCCACGGCATCCGCACCCACAACGGCCTCAAGGCCCTCCACCTCGACCACCTCTTCGGCTCCGGCTCGAAAGGCTGCGTCCCCGGCGCTCAAATCGAAGAACGCCCCTCGCGTTTTCCCTCCGCCAAAATCTGGAACGCCAACAAAAAGCTCGGCCAGGCCACCGCCTACCGCGCCATCGACGAAGCCATCCGCCTCGCCGACATCTATGGCGTCGGCACCGTTTCCGTGGACAACGCCTTCCACTACCTCTGGGGTGCCGGCTACGTCATGGACGCCGCCCGCCGCGGTTACATCGCCTACACCAACTGCACCGCCGCGCTCGCCGAGGTCGTGCCCTTCGGCGGCAAGTTCCCCACCCTCGGCACCAACCCCCACTCCTGGGGCTTCCCCACCACCGAGGCCATCGGCTTCCCGATGGTGATCGACTGGGCCACCTCCGTCATCGCCATGGGCCGCGTCCAGCAACTCAAGCGCGAAGGCAAACAACTCCCCCCGCTCGCCGCCGTGGACAAAAACGGCCAGCCCACCACCAACCCCGACGACGTCGCCGCCCTGCTCCCCTTCGGCGCGCACAAAGGCTACGGTCTCTCCCTCATGAACGAGGTCGTCGGCGCCTTCATCGGCGGCTCGCTCCCCACCATCCGCAACCGCTGGGACAAAGTCCCCGAGGGCGAAAAAGGCACCTGCGCCTTCTTCTTCCAAGTCATCCACCCCGAAGCCCTCGGCTCCGGACTCTTCGCCAAAGGCCGCGACCAGCAGGCCAACATCAAAGCCGTGCTCGCCGACGTCATGGGCCACGGCAACGACGGCGCCATCATCCCCGGCCAGATCGAAGCCAACTTCGCCAAACACACCGCCACCGCCGGCGGCCTGCTCTTCACCCCAGCCGAAGTCGAAGCCTTCAACGAGATCGCCCGCGAATGCGCCCAACCCGAGTGGAACCTCGCCTCCCTCAAGTCCTACACGGTCTGA
- a CDS encoding phosphoglycerate dehydrogenase: MTRVLLTTTSFQDTPGIHHDMLAAAGFEIVRERGPLPESRMLELAGQFDAYLCGDDAMTRAVMEKSLPRLKVISKYGIGLDKINLKSAKDLALPVLFTPGVNHTTVAEHTFALLLAVVRNLVVEANHVAAGRWTRITGNEVCGKTLLLIGLGRIAKEVAVRARAFGLRVIVFANYWDEDFARWQGIERVSNLDDALRQADFVSLHTKLTAETKGLLDARRLALLPKGAVIVNTGRGELIDLDALVAAIKSGHIRYGADVLDQEPPPADHPLLGLPGTVITPHIGSRTHESVQRQASCAVENLTLFLAGKTPIARAV; the protein is encoded by the coding sequence ATGACCCGCGTCCTCCTCACGACCACGTCCTTCCAAGACACACCCGGCATCCATCACGACATGCTCGCCGCCGCCGGCTTCGAGATCGTCCGCGAACGCGGTCCGCTCCCCGAGTCCCGCATGCTGGAACTCGCCGGCCAGTTCGACGCCTACCTCTGTGGCGACGACGCCATGACCCGCGCCGTCATGGAAAAATCCCTCCCGCGCCTCAAGGTCATCTCCAAATACGGTATCGGCCTCGACAAGATCAACCTCAAGTCCGCCAAAGACCTCGCCCTCCCCGTCCTCTTCACCCCCGGCGTCAACCACACCACCGTCGCCGAACACACCTTCGCCCTCCTCCTCGCCGTCGTCCGCAACCTCGTCGTCGAGGCCAACCACGTCGCCGCCGGCCGCTGGACGCGCATCACCGGCAACGAAGTCTGCGGCAAAACCCTCCTGCTCATCGGCCTCGGCCGCATCGCCAAAGAAGTCGCCGTCCGCGCCCGCGCCTTCGGCCTCCGCGTCATCGTGTTCGCCAACTACTGGGACGAAGACTTTGCCCGCTGGCAGGGAATCGAACGCGTCTCCAACCTCGACGACGCCCTCCGCCAAGCCGACTTCGTCTCCCTCCACACCAAGCTCACCGCCGAGACGAAGGGCCTCCTCGACGCCCGCCGTCTCGCCCTCCTCCCGAAGGGTGCCGTGATCGTCAACACCGGCCGCGGCGAACTCATCGACCTCGACGCCCTCGTCGCCGCCATCAAGTCCGGCCACATCCGCTACGGCGCCGACGTCCTCGACCAGGAGCCCCCGCCCGCCGACCACCCGCTGCTCGGCCTGCCCGGCACCGTGATCACGCCCCACATCGGCAGCCGCACCCACGAAAGCGTCCAACGCCAGGCCTCCTGCGCCGTCGAAAACCTCACTCTGTTCCTCGCCGGCAAAACCCCCATCGCCCGCGCCGTCTGA
- a CDS encoding FAD-binding oxidoreductase, producing MPSFGPATRKLKGKLGRRVTTDHDAVFAASFDGSKLSFLPEAVIKPKTKAEIAEVLALANKYKVPVTARGAGSSLTGSGSPIAGGWVLDLSGWNKITVDAEAGFAHVQAGAVIENIHKAVEALGWFYPPDPASKKFCTIGGNIACNAGGMHGGKYGVTRDFVLALKGFLPTGEYVEWGTATKKFSSGFNLRDLWIGAEGMLGVVTEATLKLIPLPAARWTLLTSFADEAAAFRAIRVLFGQRVQPAICEFLDRYAVQCAEAKTGKTVFAGQAGRPVILLELAGTASEVAETKETVLAWAKAHTTAYREARDRAEAEELWDVRRKCSGAMFALGDSKLNEDIVVPMRSYEKFAAFLDKLRKSSRLPIPTFGHLADGNLHVNIMYHRENHAEYLRAEKAVGQLMAGVVKLGGAISGEHGIGLAKTPFMPLQHSPAQIKAMRAVKDALDPNGILNPGKMFTLFKVWEHPRLKIALPWDHK from the coding sequence ATGCCATCCTTCGGACCAGCGACTCGGAAACTCAAAGGCAAACTCGGCCGTCGCGTGACGACCGACCACGACGCGGTGTTCGCGGCGTCGTTTGACGGGAGTAAATTATCGTTTCTTCCCGAGGCGGTGATCAAGCCGAAGACCAAGGCGGAGATCGCCGAGGTTCTGGCGCTGGCCAATAAGTATAAAGTGCCGGTGACGGCGCGCGGGGCGGGTTCTTCGCTGACGGGCTCAGGTTCGCCGATTGCGGGCGGCTGGGTGCTCGATTTGTCGGGATGGAATAAAATCACGGTGGATGCCGAGGCGGGGTTTGCACACGTGCAGGCCGGTGCGGTGATCGAGAACATTCACAAGGCCGTCGAAGCGTTGGGCTGGTTTTATCCGCCCGACCCGGCGTCGAAGAAATTCTGCACCATCGGCGGCAACATCGCGTGCAACGCGGGCGGCATGCACGGCGGAAAATACGGAGTGACGCGCGACTTCGTGCTGGCGCTGAAAGGCTTTTTGCCGACCGGTGAATATGTGGAATGGGGAACGGCGACGAAGAAGTTTTCGTCGGGTTTCAACCTGCGCGATTTGTGGATCGGGGCCGAGGGCATGCTGGGCGTGGTAACCGAGGCGACGTTGAAACTGATTCCGCTGCCGGCGGCGCGGTGGACGTTGCTGACATCGTTTGCGGACGAAGCGGCGGCGTTTCGGGCGATCCGGGTGTTGTTCGGCCAGCGTGTGCAGCCGGCGATCTGTGAATTTTTGGACCGTTATGCGGTGCAATGCGCCGAGGCGAAAACCGGCAAGACGGTGTTCGCGGGGCAAGCGGGTCGTCCGGTGATTTTATTGGAGCTTGCGGGCACGGCCAGCGAGGTCGCCGAGACTAAGGAAACCGTGCTGGCGTGGGCGAAGGCCCACACGACGGCGTATCGCGAGGCGCGCGACCGCGCCGAGGCCGAGGAATTGTGGGACGTGCGCCGCAAGTGTTCGGGCGCGATGTTTGCGCTGGGCGATTCGAAGTTAAATGAGGACATCGTGGTGCCCATGCGTAGCTACGAAAAGTTCGCCGCGTTCCTCGACAAACTTCGCAAATCCTCGCGTCTGCCGATTCCGACCTTCGGGCATCTGGCGGACGGCAATCTTCACGTGAACATCATGTATCACCGTGAAAACCATGCCGAGTATCTGCGTGCTGAGAAAGCCGTGGGACAACTCATGGCGGGCGTGGTGAAGCTCGGCGGAGCGATCTCGGGCGAGCACGGTATCGGTTTGGCGAAGACGCCGTTTATGCCGCTCCAGCATTCGCCGGCGCAGATCAAGGCGATGCGTGCGGTTAAAGATGCGCTCGATCCGAACGGTATCCTCAATCCCGGGAAAATGTTCACGCTCTTCAAAGTCTGGGAGCACCCGCGCCTGAAGATCGCGCTGCCGTGGGATCACAAGTGA
- a CDS encoding DHA2 family efflux MFS transporter permease subunit, with amino-acid sequence MASRFAPTQDIPIKRIMPWLVAVALFMEQLDATIVNTAAPTMAAALEVEPLSLKGVLTSYTLALAVFIPISGWMADRFGTKRIFVLAIALFTAGSLLCGLAVNVPMLVASRILQGIGGAMMTPVGRLALVRTFPRSEMITAMNYVIIPALIGPLIGPFVGGLIVHWLPWRMIFFINLPFGLAGLWLARRYMPDYRQENTPPLDRLGFILFGTGIALLSYVLEVLGDHQLGVTSVLPLGVLACTLLGAYVWHAMRIKNPLLTLNLFRVRTFRVSVVGGTVTRLGIGGMPFLLPLLYQIGLGFKPWQAGLLTMPQAAAAIGMKILSKPLLARYGHRRVLIVNTLLLGCLITVFTLVGPATPIWAILLISLTQGFISALQFTSINSLVYADISDADASKASSIASTGQQLSLSFGVALGSVVAAWFLQGVPQTDHPQLISALHHAFLVLGVVTMLSTLCFAALRGNDGNNVSNHTSRAKALADNNREQPVRVGA; translated from the coding sequence ATGGCTTCCCGTTTCGCGCCCACCCAGGATATTCCGATCAAACGGATCATGCCCTGGTTGGTCGCCGTCGCTCTCTTTATGGAGCAACTCGACGCCACTATCGTGAATACCGCCGCACCCACCATGGCGGCCGCGTTGGAGGTCGAGCCTCTCAGCCTCAAAGGCGTGCTCACCAGTTATACGCTGGCACTGGCGGTCTTTATTCCAATCAGCGGCTGGATGGCGGACCGGTTCGGCACAAAACGCATCTTCGTGCTGGCCATCGCGCTCTTCACCGCGGGGTCGTTGCTCTGCGGGCTGGCGGTCAATGTCCCCATGCTCGTGGCCTCACGCATCCTGCAAGGCATCGGCGGCGCAATGATGACGCCCGTCGGCCGCCTCGCACTCGTGCGCACGTTTCCGCGCTCCGAAATGATCACCGCGATGAACTATGTGATCATCCCTGCCCTCATCGGTCCACTCATCGGGCCGTTCGTCGGCGGCTTGATCGTTCACTGGCTCCCGTGGAGGATGATTTTCTTTATCAACCTCCCGTTCGGTCTGGCCGGACTCTGGCTGGCGCGGCGCTACATGCCCGACTACCGGCAGGAGAATACGCCGCCGCTGGACCGTCTCGGCTTCATCCTGTTCGGCACCGGCATCGCGCTTCTTTCCTATGTGCTCGAAGTGCTCGGCGATCATCAACTGGGCGTAACCTCCGTCCTGCCGCTCGGCGTATTGGCCTGCACGTTACTCGGGGCCTACGTCTGGCATGCGATGCGCATCAAAAACCCACTGCTCACGCTCAATCTTTTTCGCGTGCGCACCTTTCGGGTGTCCGTCGTCGGTGGCACGGTCACGCGTCTCGGCATCGGCGGAATGCCCTTTTTGCTGCCGCTGCTTTATCAGATCGGCCTCGGATTCAAACCGTGGCAAGCCGGCCTGCTCACCATGCCACAGGCAGCCGCCGCGATCGGCATGAAAATCCTCAGCAAACCCCTGCTCGCACGCTACGGCCACCGCCGCGTGCTCATCGTCAACACGCTCCTGCTCGGCTGTCTGATCACCGTCTTCACGCTCGTCGGTCCGGCCACGCCGATCTGGGCAATCCTGCTGATCAGCCTCACCCAAGGTTTCATCTCGGCGCTTCAGTTCACGAGTATCAATTCACTGGTTTACGCCGACATCAGCGATGCCGATGCCAGCAAGGCCAGCAGCATCGCGAGCACCGGCCAGCAGCTCTCGCTCAGCTTTGGTGTGGCCCTCGGCTCGGTCGTCGCGGCGTGGTTTTTGCAAGGCGTGCCGCAGACCGACCACCCGCAGCTCATCAGTGCGCTGCACCACGCGTTTCTCGTGCTCGGCGTCGTCACGATGTTGTCCACCTTGTGCTTCGCGGCCCTGCGCGGCAACGACGGCAACAACGTCAGCAATCACACCAGCCGCGCCAAGGCCCTTGCGGACAACAACCGAGAACAGCCGGTGCGCGTAGGCGCGTGA